One Nocardioides luti DNA window includes the following coding sequences:
- a CDS encoding CoA-acylating methylmalonate-semialdehyde dehydrogenase: protein MSSTTIGHWADGAAYAGTSGRTAPVTNPATGVESGQVALASEADAHHVIAVAHRAAREWRTTSLAKRTQVMFAFRELLNSRKDELAALITAEHGKVHSDALGEIARGQEVVEFACGIGHLLKGGHSQGASSGVDVHSVRQPLGVVGIISPFNFPAMVPMWFFPVAIAAGNTVVLKPSEKDPSASLWIAQLWKEAGLPDGVFNVLQGDKTAVDALLQSPDVASISFVGSTPIAEYVYEQASRTGKRVQALGGAKNHMVVLPDADLDLAADSAVNAGYGSAGERCMAISVLVAVEPVADELVARIADRTRTLVIGDGSAGAAQESDMGPLVTREHRDKVAGFVESGQQAGAKLVVDGREVQAQGEDAGFWLGPTLFDHVTPDMEIYREEIFGPVLSVVRVASYDEAVALVNSNPYGNGTAIFTNDGGAARLYEEEVEVGMIGVNVPIPVPVSYYSFGGWKRSLFGDTHAHGTEGVHFFTRGKVVTSRWINPAARPEGGLELGFPRHD, encoded by the coding sequence ATGAGCAGCACCACCATCGGGCACTGGGCGGACGGCGCGGCGTACGCCGGCACCTCCGGCCGGACCGCCCCCGTGACCAACCCGGCGACCGGCGTCGAGAGCGGCCAGGTGGCCCTCGCCTCCGAGGCCGACGCCCACCACGTCATCGCCGTCGCGCACCGCGCCGCCCGGGAGTGGCGGACCACCAGCCTGGCGAAGCGGACGCAGGTGATGTTCGCCTTCCGTGAGCTGCTGAACTCCCGCAAGGACGAGCTGGCCGCGCTGATCACCGCCGAGCACGGCAAGGTGCACTCCGACGCGCTGGGCGAGATCGCCCGCGGCCAGGAGGTCGTCGAGTTCGCCTGCGGCATCGGCCACCTGCTCAAGGGCGGCCACTCGCAGGGCGCCTCGAGCGGCGTCGACGTGCACTCGGTCCGGCAGCCGCTGGGTGTCGTGGGCATCATCAGCCCCTTCAACTTCCCGGCCATGGTGCCGATGTGGTTCTTCCCGGTCGCGATCGCCGCGGGCAACACGGTCGTGCTGAAGCCCAGCGAGAAGGACCCGTCGGCCTCGCTGTGGATCGCGCAGCTGTGGAAGGAGGCCGGTCTCCCCGACGGCGTCTTCAACGTGCTGCAGGGCGACAAGACCGCGGTCGACGCGCTGCTGCAGAGCCCCGACGTCGCCTCGATCAGCTTCGTGGGCTCGACCCCGATCGCGGAGTACGTCTACGAGCAGGCCAGCCGCACCGGCAAGCGCGTGCAGGCCCTCGGCGGCGCCAAGAACCACATGGTCGTGCTGCCCGACGCCGACCTCGACCTGGCCGCCGACTCGGCCGTCAACGCCGGGTACGGCAGCGCCGGCGAGCGCTGCATGGCGATCAGCGTCCTGGTCGCGGTCGAGCCGGTCGCCGACGAGCTGGTCGCCCGGATCGCCGACCGCACCCGCACGCTGGTCATCGGCGACGGCAGCGCGGGCGCCGCGCAGGAGTCCGACATGGGTCCGCTCGTGACCCGCGAGCACCGCGACAAGGTCGCCGGCTTCGTCGAGTCCGGCCAGCAGGCCGGCGCCAAGCTCGTGGTCGACGGCCGTGAGGTGCAGGCGCAGGGCGAGGACGCCGGGTTCTGGCTCGGTCCCACGCTGTTCGACCACGTCACGCCGGACATGGAGATCTACCGCGAGGAGATCTTCGGTCCCGTGCTGTCCGTCGTGCGGGTGGCGTCGTACGACGAGGCCGTCGCCCTCGTGAACAGCAACCCCTACGGCAACGGCACCGCGATCTTCACCAACGACGGCGGCGCCGCCCGCCTCTACGAGGAGGAGGTCGAGGTCGGGATGATCGGCGTGAACGTGCCGATCCCGGTCCCGGTCTCGTACTACTCCTTCGGCGGCTGGAAGCGCTCGCTCTTCGGCGACACCCACGCCCACGGCACCGAGGGCGTGCACTTCTTCACCCGGGGCAAGGTCGTCACCTCGCGCTGGATCAACCCGGCCGCGCGTCCCGAGGGCGGCCTCGAGCTGGGGTTCCCGCGCCATGACTGA
- a CDS encoding aspartate aminotransferase family protein, with protein sequence MTDTVTPVAPAPTAYDDTTAADAARAYELDRRHVFHSWSAQAEIDPMVVTRAEGSWLWDGAGNRLLDFTSQLVFTNLGHQHPRVVRAIQEQAATLCTVAPSSVNAARSEAARLIASHTPDGLDRIFFTNGGADANEHAIRMARLHTGRPKVLSRYRSYHGGTQLAINVTGDPRRWANDSASTGTVHFFGPFLYRSAFSATTEAEECERALAHLEQVIALEGPQTIAAIMLESIPGTAGIMVPPPGYLTGVRELCDRHGILLIADEVMAGFGRSGRWFAVEHDGVTPDLLTFAKGVNSGYVPLGGVAISEAVHQTFAHRSYPGGLTYSGHPLACAAAVATIETMEDERVVEHAAALGQEVFGPGLEELAGRHDWIGEVRGTGVFWALELVSDRATREPLAPYGGSSPQMAAVLAACKREGLLPMSNFNRIHVVPPLTISAEEARTGLAMLDRALTAARADA encoded by the coding sequence ATGACTGACACCGTCACGCCCGTCGCACCGGCCCCCACGGCGTACGACGACACGACCGCGGCCGACGCGGCCCGCGCCTACGAGCTCGACCGCCGGCACGTCTTCCACTCCTGGTCGGCGCAGGCCGAGATCGACCCGATGGTGGTCACCCGGGCCGAGGGGTCCTGGCTCTGGGACGGCGCCGGCAACCGGCTGCTCGACTTCACCTCGCAGCTCGTCTTCACGAACCTCGGCCACCAGCACCCGCGCGTCGTGCGGGCGATCCAGGAGCAGGCGGCCACGCTCTGCACGGTCGCCCCGTCGTCGGTCAACGCGGCCCGCTCCGAGGCCGCCCGGCTGATCGCGTCGCACACCCCGGACGGTCTCGACCGGATCTTCTTCACCAACGGCGGCGCGGACGCCAACGAGCACGCGATCCGGATGGCGCGGCTGCACACCGGGCGGCCGAAGGTGCTCTCGCGGTACCGCAGCTACCACGGCGGCACCCAGCTCGCGATCAACGTCACGGGCGACCCCCGGCGCTGGGCGAACGACAGCGCATCGACCGGGACGGTGCACTTCTTCGGGCCGTTCCTCTACCGCAGCGCGTTCTCCGCGACCACCGAGGCGGAGGAGTGCGAGCGTGCGCTCGCGCACCTCGAGCAGGTGATCGCGCTCGAAGGGCCGCAGACGATCGCGGCGATCATGCTAGAGTCGATCCCCGGCACCGCCGGGATCATGGTCCCACCGCCCGGCTACCTCACCGGCGTCCGCGAGCTGTGCGACCGGCACGGCATCCTGCTGATCGCCGACGAGGTGATGGCCGGCTTCGGGCGCTCGGGGCGCTGGTTCGCGGTCGAGCACGACGGGGTGACCCCGGACCTGCTGACCTTCGCGAAGGGCGTGAACTCCGGCTACGTGCCGCTCGGCGGCGTCGCGATCTCGGAGGCGGTCCACCAGACGTTCGCGCACCGGTCCTACCCCGGCGGGCTGACCTACTCCGGCCACCCGCTGGCGTGCGCCGCCGCCGTCGCCACCATCGAGACGATGGAGGACGAGCGGGTCGTCGAGCACGCGGCCGCGCTGGGGCAGGAGGTCTTCGGGCCCGGCCTCGAGGAGCTCGCCGGGCGGCACGACTGGATCGGCGAGGTCCGTGGGACCGGCGTCTTCTGGGCGCTGGAGCTCGTCTCCGACCGTGCCACGCGCGAGCCGCTGGCGCCGTACGGCGGGAGCAGCCCGCAGATGGCCGCGGTCCTCGCCGCGTGCAAGCGCGAGGGACTGCTGCCGATGTCGAACTTCAACCGGATCCACGTCGTCCCGCCGCTGACGATCTCCGCGGAGGAGGCGCGCACGGGGCTGGCGATGCTGGACCGGGCGCTGACCGCTGCGCGCGCGGATGCCTGA
- a CDS encoding NAD(P)/FAD-dependent oxidoreductase, which translates to MPDAAGVLTGTLAGSVLRPLWLDSSDRPAPRPALGPADAGLAVDLVVVGGGFTGLWAAVRACEREPGRSVLLLEADRIAEHATGRNGGFCEASLTHGEANGRQRWPGEYDELERLGLQNLDEIAATIERYGIDCGFDRSGTLAVATRPHEVAGLSPSEPGFLGAEEVRRVVDSPTYLAGRVSHDDCATLDPARLAWGLARVAESLGVRIAERTPADGVRAARVGGGVVVTTPYAEVRARQVVLATNVFRPLLKRLRLSVVPVYDYVLATEPLTAAQVAAVGWTDRVGISDSGNQFHYYRLTPDDRVLFGGYDAIYHYGRSVDAAHEDRPATYATLARHFAETFPQLADVRFTHRWAGAIDTCTRFCAFFGVTRGRRIAYATGFTGLGVGASRFGADVMLDLLAGASTERTRLEMVRTSPLPFPPEPLAWVGIQLTRWSLAREDRTGRRNAWLRVLDRLGLGFDS; encoded by the coding sequence ATGCCTGACGCTGCCGGGGTGCTGACCGGGACGCTGGCCGGGTCGGTGCTCCGGCCGCTGTGGCTGGACTCGTCGGACCGGCCGGCGCCCCGTCCGGCCCTGGGCCCGGCCGACGCCGGGCTCGCGGTCGACCTGGTCGTCGTCGGCGGCGGCTTCACCGGTCTCTGGGCAGCGGTCCGTGCGTGCGAGCGCGAGCCCGGGCGCAGCGTCCTGCTGCTCGAGGCGGACCGGATCGCCGAGCACGCGACCGGCCGCAACGGCGGCTTCTGCGAGGCCAGCCTGACCCACGGCGAGGCGAACGGGCGGCAGCGCTGGCCCGGGGAGTACGACGAGCTGGAGCGGCTCGGCCTGCAGAACCTCGACGAGATCGCGGCGACCATCGAGCGGTACGGCATCGACTGCGGCTTCGACCGGTCCGGCACCCTCGCGGTCGCGACCCGGCCGCACGAGGTCGCCGGGCTGTCGCCGTCGGAGCCCGGGTTCCTCGGGGCCGAGGAGGTCCGCCGGGTCGTCGACTCCCCGACGTACCTCGCCGGGCGGGTCTCCCACGACGACTGCGCCACCCTCGACCCGGCCCGGCTGGCCTGGGGGCTGGCCCGGGTGGCCGAGTCGCTCGGCGTCCGGATCGCCGAGAGGACGCCGGCCGACGGGGTCCGCGCCGCCCGCGTCGGTGGCGGGGTCGTCGTGACCACGCCGTACGCCGAGGTCCGCGCGCGGCAGGTCGTCCTCGCGACGAACGTCTTCCGCCCGCTGCTGAAGCGGCTGCGGCTGTCGGTCGTGCCGGTCTACGACTACGTGCTCGCGACCGAGCCGCTGACGGCCGCGCAGGTGGCCGCGGTCGGGTGGACCGACCGGGTGGGGATCAGCGACAGCGGCAACCAGTTCCACTACTACCGGCTGACGCCCGACGACCGGGTGCTGTTCGGCGGCTACGACGCGATCTACCACTACGGGCGGTCGGTCGACGCCGCCCACGAGGACCGCCCGGCGACGTACGCCACCCTCGCCCGGCACTTCGCCGAGACCTTCCCGCAGCTGGCCGACGTGCGCTTCACGCACCGGTGGGCCGGGGCGATCGACACCTGTACGCGGTTCTGCGCGTTCTTCGGGGTGACCCGCGGGCGGCGGATCGCCTACGCGACCGGGTTCACCGGCCTGGGCGTCGGCGCGTCACGGTTCGGGGCGGACGTGATGCTCGACCTGCTCGCCGGCGCCTCGACCGAACGGACCCGGCTGGAGATGGTCCGCACGAGTCCGCTGCCGTTCCCGCCCGAGCCGCTCGCCTGGGTCGGCATCCAGCTGACCCGCTGGTCGCTGGCCCGCGAGGACCGCACCGGCCGCCGCAACGCCTGGCTCCGGGTGCTCGACCGGCTCGGCCTGGGCTTCGACTCCTGA
- a CDS encoding SGNH/GDSL hydrolase family protein, with protein MTSPRRAVLTAVLTALLAAPALVGCSSDSGTPSAGPGSATATTSSPSASGSATASAPTGDSPYPVYVALGDSYTAAPLVPTTDTGNGCLRSDHNYPALVAAAMPGTALTDVSCSGADSTSMIGVQETGDQTQPAQFDALSKDADLVTIGIGGNDFNLFATLVGVCSQLRDGDPTGNPCETKLRSGGGDTLTKELPKIRGHVRAIVAGIKDRAPNAKVIVVGYPQIIPSSGTCPKLLPLADGDYPFARRINQGLADAVEAGAAKADAYVDMFAASKGHDICSDDPWINGAATDATAALAFHPFAAEQQAAADLVLEQLR; from the coding sequence ATGACGTCCCCGCGCCGCGCCGTCCTGACGGCCGTCCTCACCGCGCTCCTCGCGGCCCCCGCCCTCGTCGGCTGCTCCTCGGACAGCGGTACGCCGTCAGCCGGCCCCGGCTCGGCCACCGCGACGACCTCCAGCCCCTCGGCGTCGGGCTCGGCCACCGCCTCCGCGCCGACCGGCGACTCGCCGTACCCCGTGTACGTGGCGCTCGGCGACTCCTACACGGCCGCGCCGCTGGTGCCGACGACCGACACCGGCAACGGCTGCCTGCGCTCGGACCACAACTACCCGGCGCTGGTCGCGGCCGCGATGCCCGGCACCGCGCTGACCGACGTCAGCTGCAGCGGCGCCGACAGCACCTCGATGATCGGTGTGCAGGAGACCGGCGACCAGACCCAGCCGGCGCAGTTCGACGCCCTGAGCAAGGACGCCGACCTGGTGACGATCGGGATCGGCGGCAACGACTTCAACCTCTTCGCGACCCTCGTCGGCGTGTGCTCGCAGCTGCGCGACGGCGACCCGACGGGCAACCCGTGCGAGACCAAGCTCCGCTCCGGCGGCGGCGACACGCTGACCAAGGAGCTGCCCAAGATCCGCGGGCACGTGCGGGCCATCGTCGCCGGCATCAAGGACCGCGCGCCGAACGCGAAGGTGATCGTGGTCGGCTACCCGCAGATCATCCCGTCGTCGGGGACCTGCCCGAAGCTCCTGCCGCTGGCCGACGGCGACTACCCCTTCGCCCGCCGGATCAACCAGGGCCTCGCGGACGCGGTCGAGGCCGGTGCCGCCAAGGCCGACGCGTACGTCGACATGTTCGCCGCCAGCAAGGGCCACGACATCTGCTCCGACGACCCGTGGATCAACGGTGCCGCCACCGACGCCACCGCGGCCCTCGCCTTCCACCCCTTCGCCGCCGAGCAGCAGGCCGCCGCCGACCTGGTCCTCGAGCAGCTCCGCTGA
- a CDS encoding cation diffusion facilitator family transporter — translation MTQHVTQRMVPGVTGTSRVGYDWRVSHHHPADAPPPTDADLHTNEAVDEAMPTEPGGKKESAFTVLVALVANGLLAAAKTVAAFLTGSASMAAEAAHSWADTGNEVFLLIAEKRGERPRDAEHPRGYGRATYVWSLVAAFGLFSAGAVVSIWHGVTSLLAESSEEVSYTVNYVVLGVAFVLEGVSFFQATRQVKGDARRWGVHPLRYVNRTSSPTLRAVFFEDFAALLGLVLAGIGILLHQLTGQALWDAVGSIAVGVLLAFVAVYLMRRNMQYLLGQGIGTDMWQRVLAALLAHDEIDRITYLHVEYVGPQKLFVVAAVDLTGDDAEPDLARRLRALETDVERNDLIEDAVLTLALPEEPALTP, via the coding sequence GTGACCCAGCACGTGACCCAGCGGATGGTCCCCGGGGTGACCGGGACGTCGCGCGTGGGGTACGACTGGCGGGTGAGCCACCACCACCCTGCCGACGCCCCGCCCCCGACCGACGCCGACCTGCACACCAACGAGGCGGTCGACGAGGCGATGCCGACCGAGCCCGGCGGCAAGAAGGAGTCGGCGTTCACGGTGCTCGTGGCGCTGGTGGCCAACGGGCTGCTCGCGGCCGCCAAGACGGTCGCGGCGTTCCTCACCGGCTCCGCGTCGATGGCCGCCGAGGCCGCGCACTCCTGGGCGGACACCGGCAACGAGGTCTTCCTGCTGATCGCCGAGAAGCGCGGGGAGCGGCCGCGGGACGCCGAGCACCCGCGGGGCTACGGCCGGGCGACGTACGTCTGGTCGCTCGTGGCCGCCTTCGGTCTCTTCTCCGCCGGCGCGGTCGTCTCGATCTGGCACGGCGTGACCTCGCTGCTCGCCGAGAGCAGCGAGGAGGTCAGCTACACCGTCAACTACGTGGTGCTCGGGGTCGCGTTCGTCCTCGAGGGCGTGTCGTTCTTCCAGGCCACCCGCCAGGTCAAGGGCGACGCGCGCCGCTGGGGCGTGCACCCGCTGCGCTACGTCAACCGGACGTCGAGCCCGACGCTGCGCGCGGTCTTCTTCGAGGACTTCGCGGCGCTGCTCGGGCTGGTCCTCGCGGGCATCGGCATCCTGCTGCACCAGCTGACGGGCCAGGCGCTCTGGGACGCCGTCGGCTCGATCGCGGTCGGCGTGCTGCTCGCGTTCGTGGCGGTCTACCTGATGCGCCGCAACATGCAGTACCTCCTCGGGCAGGGCATCGGCACCGACATGTGGCAGCGGGTGCTGGCGGCGCTGCTCGCGCACGACGAGATCGACCGGATCACCTACCTCCACGTCGAGTACGTCGGCCCGCAGAAGCTCTTCGTCGTCGCGGCCGTCGACCTCACCGGCGACGACGCCGAGCCGGACCTGGCCCGGCGGCTGCGCGCGCTCGAGACCGACGTCGAGAGGAACGACCTCATCGAGGACGCCGTGCTCACGCTGGCGCTCCCCGAGGAGCCGGCGCTCACCCCCTGA
- a CDS encoding PucR family transcriptional regulator → MPARTPRRTAGHGLSLDPEAVAEMRSRLPQVADATVNAIIEEVPGYVGALSGPMGENIRNAVQLALGGFLSLASGRRGADPRTPTAPAVEGAYQLGRGEARSGRSTEALLAAYRIGARVSWREMSTTAVANGIQPETLVDFAELVFAYIDELSAASVAGHADELATTGRVRQRMLERVAHHLLTDSPTETVMDAVERAGWDVPTTLTAVLVPESQVRPALASMSPATLQAGDLPELDGAALLLVPDAHGRARGALLRTLADRGSVAGPARPWLDVRASYDRARRARDLGLPDDTEAHLTELVLRADAGALADLRARALAPLADLRPATAEKLEATLRSWLLHQGRRDDVAAELFVHAQTVRYRMNQLRDLYGDRLDDPETVLELVVALGVRG, encoded by the coding sequence ATGCCCGCTCGCACCCCGCGTCGCACCGCCGGTCACGGCCTGAGCCTGGACCCGGAGGCCGTCGCCGAGATGCGCTCGCGGCTGCCGCAGGTCGCGGACGCCACCGTCAACGCGATCATCGAGGAGGTCCCGGGGTACGTCGGGGCGCTGAGCGGCCCGATGGGCGAGAACATCCGCAACGCGGTCCAGCTCGCGCTCGGCGGCTTCCTCTCGCTGGCGTCGGGCCGCCGCGGGGCGGACCCCCGGACCCCGACCGCCCCGGCTGTCGAGGGGGCCTACCAGCTCGGCCGCGGTGAGGCCCGGAGCGGTCGCTCGACGGAGGCCCTGCTGGCGGCGTACCGCATCGGCGCCCGCGTCTCCTGGCGCGAGATGTCGACGACCGCGGTCGCCAACGGCATCCAGCCCGAGACGCTGGTCGACTTCGCCGAGCTGGTCTTCGCCTACATCGACGAGCTGTCCGCCGCGAGCGTGGCCGGGCACGCCGACGAGCTCGCGACGACCGGGCGGGTCCGGCAGCGGATGCTCGAGCGGGTCGCCCACCACCTGCTGACCGACTCCCCCACCGAGACCGTGATGGACGCGGTGGAGCGGGCCGGCTGGGACGTCCCGACCACGCTGACGGCGGTGCTCGTGCCCGAGTCGCAGGTGCGGCCCGCGCTGGCGTCGATGTCGCCGGCGACGCTCCAGGCCGGCGACCTGCCCGAGCTCGACGGTGCGGCGCTGCTGCTCGTTCCCGACGCCCACGGCCGCGCCCGCGGCGCCCTCCTGCGCACGCTGGCCGACCGCGGGTCCGTCGCGGGGCCCGCGCGGCCGTGGCTGGACGTGCGGGCGTCGTACGACCGCGCCCGGAGGGCCCGCGACCTCGGCCTGCCCGACGACACCGAGGCGCACCTCACCGAGCTGGTGCTCCGCGCGGACGCCGGCGCGCTCGCCGACCTGCGCGCCCGGGCGCTCGCGCCGCTGGCCGACCTGCGCCCCGCGACCGCGGAGAAGCTCGAGGCGACGCTGCGCTCGTGGCTGCTGCACCAGGGTCGCCGTGACGACGTCGCGGCCGAGCTGTTCGTGCACGCGCAGACCGTGCGCTACCGGATGAACCAGCTCCGCGACCTGTACGGCGACCGGCTCGACGACCCCGAGACCGTGCTCGAGCTGGTGGTCGCACTGGGCGTCAGGGGGTGA
- a CDS encoding ferredoxin reductase, whose amino-acid sequence MSIDVSTRSAGSAAAPTGRSLRGSLRRIAEAAVTPLELDDVLDVFHPLRAGATLRGKVVSVTAETADSATIVIKPGRDWAGHVPGQYLRVGVDVDGVRLWRTYSLTHGPRADRCISITVKAIPDGVVSNHLVRRVRAGQMIHLGQAEGDFVLSTPMPAKLLLVTAGSGITPVIGMLRNLFSRATPFGGDIVLLHSALSRSEVIFGEELREYAAAGKLRLVELHTDTDGMLDVDDLATIVPDLAERTTYACGPVGLLDALEAHHGARELPLHIERFRTATVVTGEGGTVSFAKNGATVVADAATPILDAAEAAGVLMPSGCRMGVCFGCVLPLREGAVRDLRNGQLTVAAPGDGVIIQTCISAAAGACEIDH is encoded by the coding sequence ATGAGCATCGACGTCAGCACCCGCAGCGCCGGATCGGCGGCCGCCCCGACCGGGCGGAGCCTCCGGGGCAGCCTGCGCCGCATCGCCGAGGCCGCCGTGACCCCGCTCGAGCTCGACGACGTCCTCGACGTCTTCCACCCGCTCCGCGCCGGCGCCACCCTCCGCGGCAAGGTCGTCTCCGTCACCGCCGAGACCGCCGACTCCGCCACGATCGTCATCAAGCCCGGGCGCGACTGGGCCGGCCACGTCCCCGGCCAGTACCTCCGCGTCGGCGTCGACGTCGACGGCGTCCGCCTGTGGCGCACCTACTCCCTGACCCACGGCCCCCGTGCCGACCGCTGCATCTCCATCACCGTCAAGGCGATCCCGGACGGGGTGGTCTCGAACCACCTCGTCCGCCGGGTCCGCGCCGGCCAGATGATCCACCTGGGCCAGGCCGAGGGCGACTTCGTGCTGTCGACCCCGATGCCCGCGAAGCTGCTGCTCGTCACTGCCGGCTCCGGCATCACCCCGGTGATCGGGATGCTGCGCAACCTCTTCTCGCGCGCCACGCCGTTCGGCGGCGACATCGTGCTGCTGCACTCGGCGCTCTCGCGCTCCGAGGTGATCTTCGGCGAGGAGCTGCGGGAGTACGCCGCCGCCGGCAAGCTCCGCCTCGTCGAGCTGCACACGGACACCGACGGGATGCTCGACGTCGACGACCTGGCCACGATCGTCCCCGACCTGGCCGAGCGCACGACGTACGCCTGCGGGCCGGTCGGCCTGCTCGACGCCCTCGAGGCGCACCACGGCGCCCGCGAGCTGCCGCTGCACATCGAGCGCTTCCGCACCGCCACCGTCGTCACCGGCGAGGGTGGGACGGTCTCGTTCGCGAAGAACGGCGCGACCGTCGTGGCCGACGCCGCCACCCCGATCCTCGACGCCGCCGAGGCCGCGGGCGTCCTGATGCCGAGCGGCTGCCGGATGGGCGTCTGCTTCGGCTGCGTCCTGCCGCTGCGCGAGGGCGCCGTGCGCGACCTGCGCAACGGCCAGCTCACCGTCGCCGCCCCCGGCGACGGCGTGATCATCCAGACCTGCATCAGCGCCGCCGCCGGCGCGTGCGAGATCGACCACTGA
- a CDS encoding fatty acid desaturase family protein, with translation MTALQKKPTSPIDHLTPEDIEQLGVELDAIRQDILDARGEGDAAYIRKVIDVQRKLELASRAVLLASAFPPAWVVGTAGLSVAKILENMEIGHNILHGQWDWMRDPKIHSTTWEWDMATPAKQWQHSHNELHHTYTNVIGKDNDLGYGIMRVDEDQPWHPFFLVQPLWNFINACFFEYGIAAYDLELGANIKRKKTKDPEFKARVSQVLKKIRNQATKDYVVHPALSIPTGSFLPTLAANFTANVVRNLWSHSIIMCGHFPEGVETFEKRSIDGETRGEWYVRQMLGSANISGSKAMHLMSGNLSHQIEHHLFPDLPSNRYAEIAPKVKDLFDKYGLNYHAQPFPKQLASAWHKVVRLSLPNGWLATTTPKNAVPQVKMLYKMTTGGPKVRRAAQARLTQQARRLQGAKVAA, from the coding sequence ATGACCGCCCTGCAGAAGAAGCCCACCAGCCCGATCGACCACCTCACCCCCGAGGACATCGAGCAGCTCGGTGTCGAGCTCGACGCGATCCGCCAGGACATCCTGGACGCGCGCGGCGAGGGCGACGCGGCGTACATCCGCAAGGTCATCGACGTCCAGCGCAAGCTCGAGCTCGCCTCGCGCGCCGTGCTCCTGGCGTCGGCCTTCCCGCCGGCGTGGGTCGTCGGCACCGCCGGCCTGAGCGTCGCGAAGATCCTCGAGAACATGGAGATCGGCCACAACATCCTCCACGGCCAGTGGGACTGGATGCGCGACCCGAAGATCCACTCCACGACGTGGGAGTGGGACATGGCAACGCCGGCCAAGCAGTGGCAGCACTCGCACAACGAGCTGCACCACACGTACACCAACGTGATCGGCAAGGACAACGACCTCGGCTACGGCATCATGCGCGTGGACGAGGACCAGCCGTGGCACCCGTTCTTCCTCGTGCAGCCGCTGTGGAACTTCATCAACGCCTGCTTCTTCGAGTACGGCATCGCGGCGTACGACCTCGAGCTCGGTGCGAACATCAAGCGCAAGAAGACCAAGGACCCCGAGTTCAAGGCGCGGGTCAGCCAGGTGCTGAAGAAGATCCGCAACCAGGCGACCAAGGACTACGTCGTGCACCCGGCGCTGTCGATCCCGACCGGCTCGTTCCTGCCGACGCTCGCCGCGAACTTCACCGCGAACGTCGTGCGCAACCTGTGGTCGCACTCGATCATCATGTGCGGCCACTTCCCCGAGGGCGTCGAGACCTTCGAGAAGCGCTCGATCGACGGCGAGACCCGCGGTGAGTGGTACGTCCGCCAGATGCTCGGCTCGGCCAACATCTCCGGCTCGAAGGCCATGCACCTGATGTCCGGCAACCTCTCGCACCAGATCGAGCACCACCTGTTCCCGGATTTGCCGTCGAACCGGTACGCCGAGATCGCGCCGAAGGTGAAGGACCTCTTCGACAAGTACGGCCTGAACTACCACGCCCAGCCGTTCCCGAAGCAGCTCGCGTCGGCCTGGCACAAGGTCGTGCGGCTCTCGCTGCCGAACGGCTGGCTGGCCACGACCACGCCGAAGAACGCCGTGCCGCAGGTCAAGATGCTCTACAAGATGACGACCGGTGGCCCCAAGGTCCGCCGGGCCGCCCAGGCCCGCCTCACCCAGCAGGCGCGCCGCCTGCAGGGCGCCAAGGTCGCCGCCTGA
- a CDS encoding VOC family protein, whose protein sequence is MTVRFQLTIDCAVAEPLARFWAEALHYVPAPVPDGFASWDDFYRSLGVPEDELGGGTDSIVDPRGEGPRIWFQVVPEAKSVKNRFHLDVDASGGRSVPLEVRRERVEAEATRLAALGATRTRTVSEEWLDHYAVAMTDPEGNEFDVF, encoded by the coding sequence ATGACGGTGAGGTTCCAGCTCACGATCGACTGCGCGGTGGCAGAGCCGCTGGCCCGCTTCTGGGCGGAGGCGCTGCACTACGTGCCGGCGCCGGTCCCGGACGGCTTCGCGTCGTGGGACGACTTCTACCGCTCGCTCGGGGTGCCCGAGGACGAGCTCGGCGGCGGGACGGACTCGATCGTCGATCCACGCGGCGAGGGGCCGCGGATCTGGTTCCAGGTGGTGCCGGAGGCGAAGTCGGTGAAGAACCGCTTCCATCTCGATGTCGACGCCAGTGGCGGACGGAGCGTGCCGCTGGAGGTGCGGCGCGAGCGGGTCGAGGCCGAGGCCACCCGCCTCGCTGCCCTCGGGGCCACCCGCACGCGCACGGTCAGCGAGGAGTGGCTCGATCACTACGCCGTGGCGATGACCGATCCCGAGGGCAACGAGTTCGACGTCTTCTAG